The Dehalococcoidia bacterium genomic sequence TGAGCACGTTCGGCGGACTCGTCGTGCCGGGCGACCGCGTGGACATCATCGTGACGTACGAAGAGAAGGAAGGGAACTTCACGGACGCGCCGACGTACAAGCGGATCTCGACGGTGCTGCAGAACGTGCTGGTGCTGGCGCGCGAGCAGACGGACATCCAGCGCGTCGATCCGCTGCCGGGCGAAGAAGATACAGCAGCGGGCGAAGAGCCTGCGGTGGCCGGCGGCGAGGCGTTCGAGCAGCGGCCGGAAGACTTCGAGCCGGACGGCGGCGTGAGCGTCGTGACGCTGGCGCTGACGCCGGCAGACGTGCAGAGCTTCATCCTGGCGGATTCGCTGGGCGAGGTGACGCTGGTGCTGCGGAAGTTCGGCGAAGACAGCATCGTGCCCATCGAAGACGTGCGGCAACTGATTTACGAATAAGCGCAGGGACAGAGGCGACGAGGAACCGGAGGCGCAGTGGCACGAACACCAGCAGCAATCATCATCGACCACGATGTACAGGCTCGCTTTGAAGTGAAGCAGATGCTCCGACCGACGGGGTTCACCTTCGCGGGGGAGTCTGACTTCGGGCAGGAAGCGATCACGCTGGCGACGGACACGCGCCCGGACGTGATGATCATCGCGCTCAACACACCGATGGAGCGTCCGTTGCAGACCATCGAATCGCTGCTGGGGCTGTTCCCGGAGACGCCGGTGATCGCGTACTCGCAGTCGCGTGACATCGATGCCGTGCGCGCGGCGATGCTCGCTGGGGTGCGGGACTTTCTGCCGCTGCCGCTGAAGCCGGACACGCTGCGCGAGTCGATCGTGCGGTCGATGGCGGCGGAAGAGAACCGGCGGTTGCGGCACCAGGGCCACGTCTCGGGGCCGACGGCGCTGGGCACGGTGATCACGGTGTTCGGGGCGAAGGGCGGCATCGGCAAATCGACTATTTCGACGAACCTGGCGGTATCGCTCGCGAAGCACGGCACCTCGACGGTGATCGTCGACCTCGATACGGGGTTCGGCGATGTGACGTCGATGCTCGACGTGCGGCCGGAGCGGACGCTGGGCGACCTTGCGCGCGACGTCGACCACGTGGGACGCGAGGAGCTGCGGGATTACGTGGCGACGCATGTGGCTTCGGGGCTGGACATTGTGGCGAGCCCGCCGGTGCTGGAGTGGCGGCAGTTGTCGGTCGATGACCTGCGCCAGTCGATCGAGCTGCTGTCGAAGTACTACGACAAGATCGTGCTCGACACGTCGGGCTCGTTGAACGAAGTGTCGGAGTTGGCGCTGGAGCTGGCGACGATCGTGCTCTGGGTGACGACGACGGAATTCACGAGCGTGCGCGACAGCCTGGAAGCGATGCGCGCGATGGAGACGCTGGCGCTGCCGAAAGAGCGGATGCGCGTCGTGTTGAATACGGTTTCGCCCGAAGA encodes the following:
- a CDS encoding AAA family ATPase; protein product: MARTPAAIIIDHDVQARFEVKQMLRPTGFTFAGESDFGQEAITLATDTRPDVMIIALNTPMERPLQTIESLLGLFPETPVIAYSQSRDIDAVRAAMLAGVRDFLPLPLKPDTLRESIVRSMAAEENRRLRHQGHVSGPTALGTVITVFGAKGGIGKSTISTNLAVSLAKHGTSTVIVDLDTGFGDVTSMLDVRPERTLGDLARDVDHVGREELRDYVATHVASGLDIVASPPVLEWRQLSVDDLRQSIELLSKYYDKIVLDTSGSLNEVSELALELATIVLWVTTTEFTSVRDSLEAMRAMETLALPKERMRVVLNTVSPEDNVRPKTLQDVFQKDVFWQIPYDKRVRQGTHFGQPIAVSQPQSAAARSIADLATVLAGGRPDNGRKPSNGVKFAGRTRAANAEGS